The Asticcacaulis sp. EMRT-3 region TATGTTTTTGGCTGAGGATGACGACCAGCCATCTGCCGATGGTGCCGTCACCAACTGAGATAGACCCGAAGGAGCACTGCCATGTCCGGTTTGTTTGCCCGCCTGTTTGAAGAATTCGGGCGTGCCATCGAGGATATCCGACACAAGGCCGTCGAAGAAGGCTGGTTTGGTCGAGAGGTAACCGGCCAAGCGCCGGGTGCAGATAGCGCGGAAAGCCCGTCGGAATCCTTAGGCTGGGATATGCCGCGCGCTTCCTTCGATGCGCAATGGGCACCCGCTGAGAAAAAGCAGGACATTGAACCGGCCAAAGAGGCACCAGAACCCGACATCGACCGTTAAGGGGAACCGCCATGTTCAAGGATTTCATCGGCAATCTGGACGCGCCATTGCTGCGCCTCTCCGCGAACGACCACTTCACCCTGCGCGATGCCGTGCAGGGCGTGCATATCTTCGGCGGCATCGGTTCCGGCAAAACCTCCGGCAGTGGCAAGGCACTGGCCTCAGCCTATCTACGCGCCGGTTTCGGCGGGCTGGTGCTGGCCGCCAAGCCGGATGAGGTGGAGCTTTGGCTCAAATACGCCAAGGCCAATGGCCGCGCCAATTCCGTCGTTCTGTTCGGAGATCGTGGTGGTGGCGGTTTCAACTTCATCACCTACGAACTGGCGCGTCAGGGCGCAGATGGCATGGGCAGTGTCGTGGAATGCCTGATGCGCATCCTCGATGCCGCCCGCCACACCAACCCCAATGCCAGTCGCGGCGGCGAAGCCTTCTGGGAAGATGCCACCCGGCAAGTGCTGCGCAATTGCCTGCCTATCCTCTACGCCGCCACCGGCACCGTGCGCATCCCCGACATCATCCGCTTTGTCGCATCCGCCCCCACCAGCCTTGCGCAGATCCGCGATGCGGATTGGCAGCAAAGCTCTTTCATGTTTCAGGCGTTGCGCCAGGCGCGTACCGCGCCGGTACATGCCTTGCCTGAAGACGAGTTCGACAAGGCCGGAAGCTACTGGCGCGATGAATACGGCCAGCTCGACAACAAGACCCGCAGCAATATCGCCATCTCGCTTTCAACCGCCCTGGACAGGTTCAATCGTGGGCGTCTCTATAGTGCCTTCTGCACGGAAACCACGTTGGTGCCGGAGATGACTTTCCACGGCGCGATCATCATCATGGATATGAGCGCCCTGACCTGGAATGAAGACGGC contains the following coding sequences:
- a CDS encoding TraM recognition domain-containing protein; the protein is MFKDFIGNLDAPLLRLSANDHFTLRDAVQGVHIFGGIGSGKTSGSGKALASAYLRAGFGGLVLAAKPDEVELWLKYAKANGRANSVVLFGDRGGGGFNFITYELARQGADGMGSVVECLMRILDAARHTNPNASRGGEAFWEDATRQVLRNCLPILYAATGTVRIPDIIRFVASAPTSLAQIRDADWQQSSFMFQALRQARTAPVHALPEDEFDKAGSYWRDEYGQLDNKTRSNIAISLSTALDRFNRGRLYSAFCTETTLVPEMTFHGAIIIMDMSALTWNEDGIIAQQLFKFMWQRAVLSRNGLEDRHRERPVFLWADESQYFVNAFDTDYQSTCRSAKACTVFLTQSLPTYYAKMGGDNAKHKADMLLANFVTKIFHNNADPETNRWAADTIGRSIQRRGSYSEGQSSGYSHGMNAGENRSFGTNSSFGSSSDSRGGSSMSSSSGSNAGAGDNWGRNRGMNNSESQSSGYSETMDYEIEPAAFAHHLRTGGPANQRLVTGLWFQAGKTFGDTHRNYLHVSFQQ